One segment of Leptidea sinapis chromosome 33, ilLepSina1.1, whole genome shotgun sequence DNA contains the following:
- the LOC126974654 gene encoding gastrula zinc finger protein XlCGF57.1-like produces MATCSEQFIKDELNVKIENTEQELSGKHQSVLDTHLINVTNNNKQDELSLKEECKEELHEAEQELSGFSADCQIEATADEQLDDNVSVNQLCSEQLRDSLVELESNVKTKTVRKKEERNKMVHGDKINSKDINIKCIKRNIIKDQKRQSKLLKTIVPRRSCIQEDNSELSENNNEKNTNTEFKSCDKFSELHNIQANTNNKDIRDQSLIVDDLQTGKKLYSCEICGKSFNVNSNLKRHTYIHKSEKPYSCNICGKSFNDLYTLKNHDIIHTEEKSYSCTVCGKNFHQSIALKRHNTIHTREKACICKVCGKICNSSDKLKVHNRIHTGEKPYACYVCGRSFSSSGNLQRHHKVHTGEKPYSCSVCGNHFNDLSILKKHNRIHTGEKPYTCSVCGKSFRQSCNLKKHNTIHTGEKKHKCNLCGRSFNNSYNLNLHSRTHTGEKPCSCNICGKSFNHSGNLKRHITIHTEEKSYTCNLCDTSFNSSDKLNVHIRIHTGEKPFSCSVCGKSFNRFADLKRHNFIHTGEKLYSCNICSKSFNHSGNLKRHITIHTEEKSYACNLCGKSFHSPGNLNEHARIHTGEKPFTCNICGKTFSQSSNLKRHHTLHSS; encoded by the exons aTGGCTACCTGTAGTGAACAGTTTATTAAAGATGAGCTCAATGTTAAAATTGAGAATACAGAACAGGAACTATCAG GAAAACATCAAAGTGTTTTGGACACACATCTAATTAACGTAACTAATAACAACAAACAAGACGAACTGTCTCTTAAAGAAGAGTGTAAAGAGGAATTACATGAGGCGGAGCAAGAGTTGTCAg GTTTCTCCGCAGACTGTCAGATAGAAGCGACAGCAGATGAACAGTTAGATGATAATGTATCAGTCAACCAGCTCTGTAGTGAACAGCTCAGGGACAGCTTAGTGGAATTGGAGAGTAATG TTAAAACAAAAACAGTGAGAAAAAAGGAAGAAAGGAATAAAATGGTACATGGCGATAAAATCAACAgtaaagatattaatataaaatgtataaaacgaaatattattaaagatcaAAAACGACAAAGTAAGTTGCTTAAAACAATAGTTCCGCGCAGAAGTTGCATTCAAGAAGACAACTCCGAACTTTCTGAAAACAATAACgagaaaaatacaaatacagaATTTAAAAGTTGTGATAAGTTTTCTGAACTGCACAATATCCAGGCCAACACAAATAACAAAGACATTCGAGACCAGTcgttgatcgtcgatgatttaCAAACTGgtaaaaaattgtattcatGTGAGATATGTGGTAAAAGTTTCAATGTTAACAGTAATTTGAAgagacatacatacatacataaaagtgaaaagccatattcgtgtaatatttgtggtaagagttttaATGATTTATATACTTTGAAAAATCATGACATAATACATACAGAGGAAAAGTCGTATTCGTGTACTGTGTGTGGTAAGAATTTCCATCAATCTATTGCATTGAAGAGACATAATACAATACACACAAGGGAAAAGGCCTGTATATGTAAAGTTTGTGGTAAAATATGCAATAGTTCTGATAAATTGAAAGTtcacaatagaatacatactggtgaaaaaccATATGCATGTTATGTATGTGGTAGGAGTTTCAGTAGTTCTGGCAATTTGCAAAGACATCATAAAGTTCATAccggtgaaaagccatattcgtGTTCTGTGTGTggtaatcattttaatgatcTATCTATTTTAAAGAAacataatagaatacatactggtgaaaaaccGTACACGTGTTCTGTGTGTGGCAAGAGTTTCCGTCAAtcttgtaatttaaaaaaacataatacaatacatacaggtgaaaaaaaacataaatgtaaTTTGTGTGGTAGGAGCTTCaataattcttataatttaaatttacatagtaGAACACATACTGGCGAAAAGCCGTGTTCATGTAACATTTGTGGTAAAAGTTTCAATCATTCTGGCAATTTGAAAAGACATATAACCATACATACCGAGGAAAAATCATATACATGTAATTTATGTGATACAAGTTTCAATAGTTCTGATAAATTAAATGTACATATTAggatacatactggtgaaaagccgtTTTCATGTAGTGTATGCGGAAAGAGTTTCAATCGATTTGCTGATTTGAAAAGACATAATTTTATCCATACTGGTGAAAAACTATATTCATGTAATATTTGTAGTAAGAGTTTCAATCATTCTGGCAATTTGAAAAGACATATAACCATACATACTGAGGAAAAATCATATGCATGTAATTTATGTGGTAAGAGTTTTCATAGTCCTGGTAATTTGAATGAACATGcaagaatacatactggtgaaaagccatttACATGTAATATATGTGGCAAGACTTTCAGTCAATCGAGTAATTTGAAGAGACATCATACACTACATTCTAGTTAA